AGGTAGCCGAAGCGACCGGCCGGGGCCAGCGTGAACGCCAGCGCCAGTCCAGCCGCCAGCAGGTCGGCGGCGGCGATCGCCGAGGCCGGCGGACGGGCCAGCAGCCAGATCGCCACCGCCGCGCCGCCGGTCGTCAGCAGGACCAGCGAGACGGTGTGCCCGGTCGGGCCGAAGCCGGCCAGGACCTTTCCCGGCAGCGGGCTCCCGGCCGGGGTCCGGATCGAGGTGAGGCCCAGCGGGTAGCGGACCACCTGCTCGCGCAGCACCGAGGCCTGGGTCAGCGCGACCGGCAGGACGACCGCCAGCGCCGCGCCGACCGCCGTGAGCGCGGCCCGGGCGGCGGGCCGGCGCCCGTACAGCCGCCAGATCAGCAGGACGGCGACCGGCAGCGCCGGCCAGGCCGTCCACTTCAGGCTGCAGGCCAGTGCCAGCACCAGCCCGGTGGCGATGGTGCGGTCCCGCTCGGCCAGCGCCATCGCCAGGCAGCAGACACCGATCAGCGGCAGGTCGACGCCGCCGACCGCCAGGGCCAGCGCGATCAGCGGGGAGGCGGTGAGGACGGTCAGCGGCAGGAGCGTCGCGCGGTCCCGGCTCGGGCGCAGCAGCCGCCAGGACGCCAGCAGGCAGCCGAGGAAGGTGAGGGCGAACCATATCCGCGCGTCGCCGAGCACCAGGGTCAGCGGGCTGTTCGAGCCCAGCAGGCAGCGCGGCAGGCCGAACAGCGCCATCGCCGGCAGGTAGGGGTTGTAGTCGGTGACCACCGCCGGGTCCGGCAGGTAGGGGCTCCCGGTGGTGAGCAGCAGGTGCGCCGAGCGCTCGACCACCATCACCTCGGACTGGTGGCGGCCGTGCACCGCCAGCAGCGCCAGCGGCAGCAGGACGGCGCCCAGCAGGCCGACGGCGGCCGCGGCGCGGGCCGCGTGGCGCCGGGGCAGCACCACGCAGAGCAGGCCGGCGAGCAGGTAGGAGGGGGCCGCCACGGTGCCCCAGAGTCGTTGGTTGGGCAGGTCGGAGACGAGGGGGAAGGCCGCCGCCCAGCCGGCCGCGACGGCGCAGCCCAGCAGCTGGACGGACCGCATCGCGGCCAGCCGGGCGGGCGGGGGGAAGCCTGGCGCCGCCGGTCTGGGGTCGTCGCCGCGTTGGCGCGGGAACGGGCGCGTTCCGGCGCCGAAGCGCCGCCGCGTCCGGCGCGCCCCCTGCGGGAGCGCGCCGTGCGGGACGGCTGCGGGGTGGGCCTGCGTGCTGCTGCGGCCGATGAGGCGCCCGCGGGTGCGGGGCCGGCCGGGCGTGCGGGTGCTCACCATGGGGGAAGGTTATGGGCGGGATGTGCGCGCTGTCCCGGTGTTCGCGTGGCGGCTTCGGGGTGTCTTCGGGGTCCGCTCGTGGAGCCGTCGGGGCCGCCTGCGCCGTCCACCGCCGGCCGCCTCGGTCTGACCTGCGCCGACGCGGGGGCCCGCCCGGGCCGCCCGCCCGCTCGGCGCGGGCTCACGGGGTACCGGCCGGCTCCGGCTCGCGCTCCTGGTTCAACCGGGAGTGTTTCGTGCTGTACCCGAAGTAGACGCCCGCGGCCACCACCAGGGCGACGGCACCGGCCCGGAAGGTGTCCGCGTGCAGCCCGGTGATCAGGTAGACGCAGCAGCCCACGCTGAGCAGCGGCACCAGCGGGTAGCCCGGCACCCGGAAACCGCGGGGCAGGTCAGGCTGGGTCCGGCGCAGGATGATCACGCCGACCGAGACCACCGAGAAGGCGATCAGGGTGCCCAGGCTGGTGATGTCGGCCAGGACGTCCAGCGGCACGAAGGCGGCCAGCATGCTGACGCCGACGCCGACCACCAGGGTGTTCCAGACCGGCGTGCCGGTGCGCGGGGAGAGCCGGGCGAACCGGCGGGGCAGCATGCCGTCCCGGCCCATGGAGTAGAGGATGCGGGTCTGGCCGTAGATCACCACGAGGGTGATGCTGAAGATCGAGACGATCGCGCCGATCGCGAACACGATGGCCGGCCAGCTCTGGTGGGTGACGTCCTGGAGGATCTGGGCGAGCCCGGCCTCCTGGCCGTCGAAGTTCTGCCAGGGCTGCACGCCGATGCCGGTGACGGCCACCCCGATGTACAGCACGGTGACCACGACCAACGAGATGATGATCGCCAGCGGCAGGGTCCGACGGGGGTTCTCGACCTCCTCGCCGGCGGTGGAGACGGCGTCCAGGCCGATGAACGAGAAGAAGATGCTGGACGCCGCGACCTGGACGCCCGAGAGGCCCAGCGGCATGAACGGGGTCAGGTTTCCGGCGTGGAAGCCGGTGAGGCCGATCGCCAGGAAGAGCACCAGGATGCAGATCTTGATGCCGACCATGACGGCGTTGACCTTGACCGACTCGCTGACCCCGCGCACCAGGAGGAAGCAGACCAGCGCGACCAGGATCACCGCGGGCAGGTTGAACCAGCCGCCGTCCTGGCCCGGCGCGCCCGACAGTGCGGCCGGGATCCGGACGCCGAAGGCCAGGTCGAGGAACTTGTTCAGGTACTCGGCCCAGCTCACCGCGATCGCGGAGGCCGAGACGCCGTACTCCATCAGCAGGCAGATGCCGACGCCGAACGCCACGCCCTCCCCGAGTGTCGCGTAGGCGTAGGAGTAGGAGGAGCCGGAGACCGGGATCGCGGAGGCCATCTCGGCGTAGCAGAGCGCGGTGAGGCCCGCGGTGAGCGCCGCGATCACGAAGGAGAGGATCACCGCCGGACCCGCCTCGGGCACCGCCGTGTTGAGGACGAAGAAGATGCCCGTTCCGACCGTGGCGCCGATGCCGATG
The sequence above is drawn from the Kitasatospora sp. NBC_00315 genome and encodes:
- a CDS encoding glycosyltransferase 87 family protein, with protein sequence MVSTRTPGRPRTRGRLIGRSSTQAHPAAVPHGALPQGARRTRRRFGAGTRPFPRQRGDDPRPAAPGFPPPARLAAMRSVQLLGCAVAAGWAAAFPLVSDLPNQRLWGTVAAPSYLLAGLLCVVLPRRHAARAAAAVGLLGAVLLPLALLAVHGRHQSEVMVVERSAHLLLTTGSPYLPDPAVVTDYNPYLPAMALFGLPRCLLGSNSPLTLVLGDARIWFALTFLGCLLASWRLLRPSRDRATLLPLTVLTASPLIALALAVGGVDLPLIGVCCLAMALAERDRTIATGLVLALACSLKWTAWPALPVAVLLIWRLYGRRPAARAALTAVGAALAVVLPVALTQASVLREQVVRYPLGLTSIRTPAGSPLPGKVLAGFGPTGHTVSLVLLTTGGAAVAIWLLARPPASAIAAADLLAAGLALAFTLAPAGRFGYLALPVVLVIWPRLAAGRRRSALPEAQRCLLRQPGGERGVPVPS
- a CDS encoding APC family permease; its protein translation is MTSNTTLGERLLRRKPVATLIAESEGRDVPPAGAPGEGGRPVPHLKRSIGLWQLSSIGIGATVGTGIFFVLNTAVPEAGPAVILSFVIAALTAGLTALCYAEMASAIPVSGSSYSYAYATLGEGVAFGVGICLLMEYGVSASAIAVSWAEYLNKFLDLAFGVRIPAALSGAPGQDGGWFNLPAVILVALVCFLLVRGVSESVKVNAVMVGIKICILVLFLAIGLTGFHAGNLTPFMPLGLSGVQVAASSIFFSFIGLDAVSTAGEEVENPRRTLPLAIIISLVVVTVLYIGVAVTGIGVQPWQNFDGQEAGLAQILQDVTHQSWPAIVFAIGAIVSIFSITLVVIYGQTRILYSMGRDGMLPRRFARLSPRTGTPVWNTLVVGVGVSMLAAFVPLDVLADITSLGTLIAFSVVSVGVIILRRTQPDLPRGFRVPGYPLVPLLSVGCCVYLITGLHADTFRAGAVALVVAAGVYFGYSTKHSRLNQEREPEPAGTP